The Williamsia sp. DF01-3 genome has a window encoding:
- the eat gene encoding ethanolamine permease — protein sequence MTETVAQSESSDYLEKRQLRKGTAGWVLLAGLGVSYVISGDYAGWNAGLLEGGFGGLLIASVIIAAMYLAMVLGMAEMSSALPAAGGGYTFARRAMGPWGGFATGTAILIEYAIAPAAIATFIGGYVESLDLFGISDGWWVYLAVYVVFIGIHLVGAGEALKAMFVITAVALVGLVIFGIAALGKFDAGLLTDIAPDPDAAGSSDFMPFGYLGIWSALPFAIWFFLAIEGVPLAAEEAENPEKNVPRGIIAAMGVLLLTCALVLFLATGALGAQGVGESANPLVDALDGTTATVVNYIGLAGLVASFFSIMYAYSRQLFALSRAGYLPTVLSVTNSRKAPTWALIIPGVIGFALTFTGEGAILLNMAVFGAALSYVLMMVSHIVLRVREPEMERPYKTPGGIVTTGFALVIAVASVIATFLVDTTAALWCLAAFVAFMAYFGLYSRKHLVASSPDEEFALLAEVDKEME from the coding sequence ATGACTGAAACCGTTGCACAGTCGGAAAGCTCCGACTATCTCGAAAAGCGTCAACTACGCAAGGGCACGGCCGGCTGGGTGCTGCTGGCCGGGCTCGGCGTGAGTTATGTGATCTCCGGCGACTACGCCGGGTGGAATGCAGGGCTGCTCGAGGGTGGCTTCGGTGGTCTGCTCATCGCCTCGGTCATCATCGCGGCGATGTACCTGGCCATGGTTCTCGGCATGGCCGAGATGTCCTCTGCGTTGCCCGCGGCCGGAGGTGGCTACACCTTCGCCCGTCGGGCGATGGGCCCGTGGGGTGGTTTCGCCACGGGCACGGCCATCCTCATCGAGTACGCCATCGCGCCTGCGGCGATCGCCACCTTCATCGGGGGTTATGTCGAATCGCTCGACCTGTTCGGCATCTCCGATGGCTGGTGGGTCTACCTGGCCGTCTACGTGGTCTTCATCGGCATCCACCTGGTCGGGGCCGGCGAAGCACTCAAAGCGATGTTCGTGATCACCGCCGTCGCACTGGTCGGCCTGGTGATCTTCGGGATCGCTGCGCTCGGCAAGTTCGACGCGGGTCTGCTCACCGACATCGCCCCGGACCCCGACGCCGCGGGATCGTCGGATTTCATGCCGTTCGGATACCTGGGCATCTGGTCTGCGCTTCCCTTCGCCATCTGGTTCTTCCTCGCGATCGAGGGTGTTCCGCTCGCCGCGGAGGAAGCCGAGAACCCGGAAAAGAACGTGCCGCGGGGCATCATCGCCGCAATGGGCGTGTTGCTCCTGACCTGCGCGCTGGTGTTGTTCCTCGCCACCGGGGCCCTCGGGGCCCAGGGTGTGGGGGAGTCCGCCAACCCGCTGGTCGACGCGCTCGACGGCACCACCGCGACCGTCGTCAACTACATCGGGCTGGCCGGCCTGGTCGCCAGCTTCTTCTCGATCATGTACGCATACTCGCGCCAACTCTTCGCGCTGTCGCGTGCGGGCTACCTGCCGACCGTGCTGTCGGTGACCAACAGCCGCAAGGCGCCCACCTGGGCGCTGATCATCCCGGGTGTCATCGGGTTCGCCCTGACCTTCACCGGTGAGGGTGCGATCCTGCTCAACATGGCGGTCTTCGGGGCGGCGCTGAGCTACGTGTTGATGATGGTGAGCCACATCGTGCTACGCGTTCGCGAGCCCGAGATGGAACGGCCGTACAAGACGCCCGGAGGCATCGTCACGACCGGATTCGCGCTGGTCATCGCGGTGGCCTCGGTGATCGCCACCTTCCTGGTCGACACCACTGCGGCTTTATGGTGTCTGGCAGCGTTCGTCGCGTTCATGGCCTACTTTGGCCTGTACAGCCGCAAGCACCTGGTGGCGTCCTCGCCCGACGAGGAGTTCGCCCTGCTTGCCGAGGTCGACAAAGAAATGGAATGA
- a CDS encoding LytR C-terminal domain-containing protein — protein MTTSDRPDQPGDDPSGTGTNSPDSGTSGSRRARPPAPARSEAAHLPLRAGAMLLLAIAVVFIGLGWHSAATGDSDPEAGLEAAQSRQPTSSSPATTTSSGAETSASSSTSTSVDPDRPRVCIFNAGTVGGLGQTYRKLVDDAGWTTATPSNLQSASITENTIFYTATQQEYADQLAEELGGDISVDPRPAAFSQCQGGLVLIVVTR, from the coding sequence ATGACCACGTCCGACCGTCCAGACCAGCCCGGGGATGACCCGAGCGGGACCGGCACGAACAGTCCGGACTCGGGCACATCGGGCTCGCGTCGAGCGCGGCCCCCAGCGCCGGCCCGCTCCGAGGCGGCCCACCTGCCGTTACGTGCCGGAGCGATGCTGTTGCTGGCGATCGCAGTGGTGTTCATCGGACTCGGATGGCACTCGGCAGCCACCGGTGACTCCGATCCCGAGGCGGGCCTCGAGGCAGCTCAGAGCCGCCAGCCCACATCGTCGTCACCGGCGACCACCACTTCAAGCGGCGCCGAGACGTCTGCGAGCAGCAGCACATCGACGTCGGTGGACCCCGACCGGCCGCGCGTGTGCATCTTCAACGCAGGCACCGTCGGCGGGCTCGGGCAGACGTATCGCAAGCTCGTCGACGATGCGGGCTGGACCACGGCGACGCCGTCCAATCTTCAGTCGGCCAGCATCACCGAGAACACCATCTTCTACACCGCGACGCAGCAGGAGTACGCCGATCAGCTGGCCGAAGAACTCGGCGGCGACATCTCGGTGGATCCCCGTCCGGCCGCCTTCAGTCAATGTCAGGGTGGCCTCGTCCTGATCGTCGTGACGCGTTAG
- a CDS encoding peptide deformylase, with protein MAILPICIVGDPVLHNPTEIVALDAEGKAPADVAALLDDMYETMDAANGVGLAANQVGVAKRMFVYDCPEGDGRTGPRRRGEVINPVLETSEIPETMPDPDDNDEGCLSVPGEQFPTGRADWAKVTGVDRNGDPVEIEGKGFFARMLQHETGHLDGFLYVDVLMGRNARAAKKTIKRNGWGVPGLSWLPGEDADPFGHDDED; from the coding sequence ATGGCAATTCTTCCCATCTGCATCGTCGGTGATCCGGTGCTGCACAACCCGACTGAAATCGTCGCATTGGACGCCGAGGGCAAGGCCCCCGCCGACGTGGCCGCGCTGCTCGACGACATGTACGAGACGATGGATGCCGCCAACGGTGTCGGACTCGCGGCCAATCAGGTCGGTGTCGCCAAGCGCATGTTCGTGTACGACTGCCCCGAGGGCGACGGCCGCACGGGTCCTCGTCGTCGCGGCGAGGTGATCAACCCCGTCCTCGAGACGTCGGAGATTCCCGAGACGATGCCCGACCCCGACGACAACGACGAGGGGTGCCTGTCGGTACCAGGCGAACAGTTCCCGACCGGCCGGGCCGACTGGGCCAAGGTCACCGGGGTGGACCGCAACGGCGACCCGGTGGAGATCGAGGGCAAAGGATTCTTCGCCCGGATGCTGCAGCACGAGACCGGCCACCTCGACGGCTTCCTGTACGTCGACGTGCTGATGGGGCGCAACGCACGCGCGGCCAAGAAAACGATCAAGCGCAACGGCTGGGGGGTGCCAGGGCTCTCCTGGCTACCCGGCGAAGACGCCGATCCCTTCGGACACGATGACGAGGACTGA
- a CDS encoding MarR family winged helix-turn-helix transcriptional regulator: MTGQTTTASSLYRDLTRITRALRQRTGQHSQPLSALSAMWVLMAAEAPIRLSELAERENVTVPTMSRIVTALERDGLVARTADPADGRASLLALSDAGNELVNGSRSRRIQALEKALDGLDSAEREVLGRTLRVVADELVEDREQ, from the coding sequence ATGACTGGCCAGACCACCACCGCATCGTCGCTGTACCGCGATTTGACCAGGATCACCCGGGCACTGCGTCAGCGGACCGGCCAGCATTCGCAGCCGCTCAGTGCCTTGTCGGCGATGTGGGTCCTGATGGCGGCCGAGGCGCCGATCCGGCTCTCCGAGCTGGCCGAACGTGAAAACGTCACGGTGCCAACGATGTCGCGGATCGTGACCGCTCTCGAACGGGATGGTCTGGTGGCCAGGACCGCTGACCCCGCCGACGGCCGGGCGAGTCTGCTCGCCCTCAGTGACGCCGGCAACGAACTGGTGAACGGCAGCAGATCGCGTCGTATCCAGGCTTTGGAGAAGGCACTCGACGGACTCGATTCCGCCGAGCGCGAAGTGCTGGGCCGCACCCTGCGCGTGGTCGCCGACGAGTTGGTGGAAGACCGCGAGCAGTGA
- a CDS encoding exodeoxyribonuclease III, with protein sequence MRIATWNVNSIRARSERVVDWLERADIDVLAMQETKCNDDQFPAMGFAAAGYDLATIGYNQWNGVAIASRVGLTDVRTAFDNQPGFSKDADVDPAVEARAIGATCGGVQVWSLYVPNGRSLDDPHYTYKLEWLAALRDTAAGWLTDDPTAQIALTGDWNIAPTDDDVWDPALFADKTHTSEPERKAFRAVVDAGFSDVVRPHTPGPGVYTYWDYTRLRFPRKEGMRIDFALCSPALSARVTGAEIDRQERKGKGASDHAPVIVELG encoded by the coding sequence ATGCGTATCGCCACCTGGAACGTCAACTCCATCCGGGCCCGGAGTGAGCGGGTCGTCGATTGGCTCGAACGGGCCGACATCGATGTGCTGGCCATGCAGGAGACCAAGTGCAACGACGACCAGTTCCCCGCCATGGGGTTCGCGGCGGCGGGATATGACCTCGCGACGATCGGATACAACCAGTGGAACGGCGTGGCCATCGCGTCGCGGGTCGGGCTGACCGACGTCCGCACCGCATTCGACAACCAGCCGGGGTTCAGCAAAGACGCCGACGTGGATCCCGCGGTCGAGGCCCGGGCCATCGGTGCCACCTGTGGCGGGGTGCAGGTGTGGAGTCTCTACGTGCCCAATGGCCGCAGCCTCGACGACCCCCACTACACCTACAAGCTGGAATGGCTTGCTGCGCTGCGTGATACCGCGGCGGGATGGCTCACCGACGACCCGACGGCGCAGATCGCGCTCACCGGAGACTGGAACATCGCCCCCACCGACGACGACGTCTGGGACCCCGCACTCTTCGCCGACAAGACACACACATCCGAGCCCGAGCGCAAGGCGTTCCGTGCGGTGGTCGATGCCGGGTTCTCCGATGTGGTGCGCCCCCACACACCTGGCCCGGGGGTGTACACGTACTGGGACTACACACGGTTGCGGTTCCCACGCAAAGAGGGGATGCGCATCGACTTCGCACTCTGTTCACCGGCGCTGTCCGCGCGGGTGACCGGTGCAGAGATCGACCGCCAGGAACGAAAGGGCAAGGGCGCCAGCGATCACGCGCCCGTGATCGTCGAACTCGGCTAG
- a CDS encoding ABC transporter substrate-binding protein, whose product MSTRFTRLGAPALTAVFAVLILLISACSSPDEKDDSAGGPIQVNTSMGQVTIDGTPERIVTLGTQWTDVALAFGVTPVAYLDNVELLTKEPTPWVGERLASSQSVDPARDVASQVASVDPQLILSTNFGEQQETYEKLNKLAPTIPSITGQQVDPWEDMVTFMGTVLRQPDKAKEIIDGVHAKVDQIKQDHPGLNGKTFSLAYMFTNDQIQVFGDPNDGAATLFSSLGMAMAPSLLDTFKKNGEPRFPISTENVPMMNSDLLVVTANSPQMRGALESLPGYKNLTSVKDKAVSWLSVAEISGINQPSPLSLPYVLDKITPAFDAAAK is encoded by the coding sequence ATGTCCACCCGCTTCACCCGTCTCGGGGCCCCGGCCCTCACCGCAGTGTTCGCCGTCTTGATCCTGCTGATCTCCGCCTGCAGTTCCCCCGACGAGAAAGACGATTCCGCAGGCGGTCCCATCCAGGTGAACACCTCGATGGGTCAGGTCACCATCGACGGCACGCCGGAACGGATCGTCACCCTCGGTACCCAGTGGACCGATGTTGCCCTCGCGTTCGGTGTGACGCCGGTGGCCTACCTCGACAACGTCGAATTGCTCACCAAGGAACCCACGCCGTGGGTGGGCGAACGCCTTGCCTCGTCGCAGTCGGTGGACCCTGCTCGCGACGTCGCCAGTCAGGTCGCGTCCGTCGATCCACAGCTCATCCTGTCGACGAACTTCGGCGAACAGCAGGAGACCTACGAGAAGCTGAACAAGCTCGCCCCCACCATCCCGTCGATCACCGGCCAGCAGGTCGATCCGTGGGAGGACATGGTGACCTTCATGGGCACCGTGCTGCGCCAGCCCGACAAGGCCAAGGAGATCATCGATGGCGTCCACGCCAAGGTCGACCAGATCAAGCAGGACCATCCCGGGCTGAACGGCAAGACGTTCTCGTTGGCGTACATGTTCACCAATGACCAGATCCAGGTCTTCGGTGACCCCAATGACGGTGCGGCAACCCTGTTCTCGTCCCTCGGTATGGCGATGGCCCCCAGCCTGCTCGACACGTTCAAGAAGAACGGTGAACCACGTTTCCCGATCTCCACCGAGAACGTGCCGATGATGAACTCCGATCTGCTGGTGGTGACGGCCAATTCACCGCAGATGCGGGGCGCCCTCGAAAGCCTGCCGGGATACAAGAACCTGACCTCGGTCAAGGACAAAGCCGTGTCGTGGCTCAGTGTCGCCGAGATCAGCGGCATCAATCAACCGTCGCCGCTGTCACTTCCGTACGTCCTCGACAAGATCACGCCCGCATTCGACGCCGCTGCCAAGTGA
- a CDS encoding protein phosphatase codes for MPLTWENSESGLMRLPSGRVIRGRGLRHNTTSESVPDFGLYLLGARPPAMTWESRWVRWRDFWLPADPVDFRSALHELLDRAMSERVEIACGGGYGRTGTAMACLAIIDGVPAADAVAYVRATYSPRAVEVPWQRRFVTRFKS; via the coding sequence ATGCCCCTCACCTGGGAGAACTCTGAGTCAGGCCTCATGCGCCTGCCGTCGGGCCGAGTGATTCGCGGTCGCGGTCTGCGACACAACACGACCTCTGAATCAGTCCCTGACTTCGGGCTGTACCTGCTGGGGGCCAGGCCTCCCGCAATGACCTGGGAGAGTCGATGGGTGCGGTGGCGTGACTTCTGGCTGCCGGCTGACCCGGTGGACTTCCGGTCGGCGTTGCACGAGCTGTTGGATCGCGCCATGTCGGAGCGGGTCGAGATCGCCTGCGGCGGCGGATACGGACGCACCGGTACTGCGATGGCGTGCCTGGCGATCATCGACGGGGTGCCCGCAGCCGACGCAGTGGCGTACGTGCGGGCCACATACTCGCCGCGAGCGGTCGAGGTCCCGTGGCAGCGCCGGTTTGTGACGCGCTTCAAGTCCTGA
- a CDS encoding N-acetyltransferase — translation MSTPSPGDRVVVRFHKGPGAPADWRSDESAMLSDVTGVLESSDSSVLVVRRGDESVRVPTSLVQAIKVLSIKPVRNSEIRSLEVAAARGWPGLEWEMISGWRARAGGGFSRRANSAVPLEMGAKVDGETVELLRQWYAERDLPLKLAVVTRLIPGSHVPVDDYVITVEALTAPIGVLASSPDHPVDITDSPTERWAAKYCAAHRDSDAPLAAAVVSAVDGGTLAFAGIHDSDGALVAIGRGAVTDGLRDDRWLGLSALWTAPESRGRGLGRSILTALEQWGESQGATSIYLQVETGNNTAREWYRRLGFGLHHSYGYIDY, via the coding sequence GTGAGCACCCCGTCACCCGGGGACCGGGTGGTGGTCCGCTTCCACAAGGGTCCCGGCGCCCCGGCCGACTGGCGCTCCGACGAGTCGGCCATGTTGAGCGATGTCACCGGGGTGCTGGAGTCGAGCGATTCGTCCGTGCTGGTGGTCCGGCGCGGTGACGAGTCGGTCCGGGTGCCCACCTCGTTGGTGCAGGCCATCAAGGTCCTGTCGATCAAACCGGTCCGGAACTCCGAGATCCGGTCGCTCGAGGTGGCCGCGGCCCGAGGCTGGCCCGGCCTCGAGTGGGAGATGATCAGCGGCTGGCGCGCGCGGGCGGGCGGCGGGTTCAGCCGCCGTGCCAATTCGGCGGTGCCGCTGGAGATGGGCGCGAAGGTCGATGGCGAAACGGTCGAGCTTCTACGGCAGTGGTACGCCGAGCGCGATCTGCCACTGAAGCTGGCTGTGGTGACCCGGCTGATCCCGGGTTCACATGTACCGGTTGACGACTACGTCATCACGGTCGAAGCACTCACCGCTCCGATCGGCGTATTGGCATCGTCCCCCGATCATCCGGTCGACATCACTGACAGCCCCACCGAACGATGGGCTGCGAAATACTGCGCCGCGCATCGTGACTCGGACGCCCCACTGGCCGCTGCCGTGGTGTCCGCGGTCGACGGCGGCACCCTCGCGTTCGCGGGCATTCACGACTCCGACGGCGCACTCGTGGCGATCGGCCGAGGGGCGGTGACCGACGGACTCCGCGACGATCGGTGGCTGGGCCTCTCGGCACTGTGGACCGCGCCCGAGAGTCGGGGCCGCGGGCTCGGGCGGTCGATCCTCACCGCACTGGAGCAGTGGGGTGAGTCGCAGGGCGCCACGTCGATCTATCTGCAGGTCGAGACCGGAAACAACACTGCACGGGAGTGGTACCGCCGCTTGGGTTTTGGCCTGCACCACAGTTACGGGTACATCGACTACTGA
- a CDS encoding DUF3263 domain-containing protein — protein sequence MDGATARDQQSGQADNSHQGHAELGPGEVGADGLTRREHDILAFERQWWKYAGAKEEAIKELFGLSATRYYQVLNALVDRPEALAADPMLVKRLRRLRASRQKARAARRLGFDVT from the coding sequence ATGGACGGCGCAACCGCGCGAGACCAGCAATCCGGGCAGGCGGACAACTCACACCAAGGCCACGCAGAGCTCGGTCCGGGCGAGGTCGGGGCCGACGGATTGACTCGGCGTGAGCATGACATCTTGGCCTTCGAACGGCAGTGGTGGAAGTACGCCGGTGCCAAGGAAGAGGCCATCAAAGAACTATTCGGTCTGTCTGCGACCCGTTATTACCAGGTGCTCAATGCCCTGGTGGACCGGCCGGAGGCGCTGGCCGCAGATCCGATGCTCGTGAAGCGACTCCGTCGTCTGCGTGCGAGCCGGCAGAAGGCCCGGGCGGCTCGCCGGCTCGGGTTCGACGTCACCTGA
- a CDS encoding SagB family peptide dehydrogenase yields MTAPGGVAVLLPDKQRLTGLSPEQIRLLKALGREPTQLDPADTRVSPLLDRLVAAGLLRVTVRSGGVDLYSLLPFAPPPPRTIPEAGRLPITLSKFAVIHRNDDRCVAEHPMSWCDIEIHDGRVLAAIAGMSATGEISPDALSRLADDLGWAGFVTDPQSEHDDFATRSWGPHELWFHRRSTFGVRTRDWGRFGPTKWAAGTFPPLPARKTAYATDPIALPSPDLDSLRVAGDSLTAAIEDRTSCRDFAAQSPPTIDQLGEFLFRTARNRTLRAIGDEEFPSKPFPSGGGLYEMEVYPVVRQAQGLAPGMYHYDAFDHALRPVTAIDHPAISRLLTPSSLTLADGQLPQILFVFAARVGRVMWTYEQIPYAVMLKHVGVLTQTMSLVATDMGLGSVAQGYCDTAAFAELAGVDEMTECAMGSLVLGSPRR; encoded by the coding sequence ATGACCGCACCCGGCGGCGTGGCGGTGTTGTTGCCCGACAAACAGCGCCTCACCGGGCTGTCACCCGAACAGATCCGACTGCTCAAAGCGCTGGGCCGAGAACCCACCCAACTCGACCCGGCCGACACCCGTGTCAGCCCTCTGCTCGATCGACTCGTCGCGGCCGGACTGCTGAGGGTCACCGTCCGGTCGGGCGGAGTGGACCTGTACTCGCTGCTGCCTTTTGCGCCGCCGCCGCCGCGAACGATTCCCGAGGCCGGCCGGTTACCGATCACCCTCTCGAAGTTCGCCGTGATCCATCGGAACGACGATCGTTGTGTGGCAGAACATCCGATGTCGTGGTGTGACATCGAGATACACGACGGGCGGGTGCTCGCGGCCATCGCAGGGATGTCCGCCACCGGGGAGATCTCTCCCGATGCCCTGTCCAGGTTGGCCGACGACCTGGGCTGGGCGGGCTTTGTCACCGACCCGCAGTCCGAGCACGACGACTTCGCCACCCGCAGTTGGGGTCCACACGAATTGTGGTTCCATCGCCGGAGCACGTTCGGTGTGCGCACCCGCGACTGGGGACGCTTCGGACCGACCAAATGGGCTGCCGGCACGTTCCCGCCACTGCCCGCGCGCAAGACCGCCTATGCAACAGACCCGATCGCCCTGCCTTCCCCCGACCTGGACAGCCTGCGCGTCGCCGGGGACTCACTCACCGCCGCGATCGAGGACCGCACCTCGTGCCGAGACTTCGCGGCCCAGTCCCCGCCCACCATCGACCAACTCGGAGAGTTCCTCTTTCGCACGGCACGGAACCGGACGCTGCGGGCAATCGGGGACGAGGAGTTCCCGTCAAAGCCATTCCCGTCGGGCGGGGGTCTGTACGAGATGGAGGTGTATCCCGTTGTGCGACAGGCGCAGGGACTCGCTCCAGGGATGTACCACTACGACGCATTCGATCACGCGTTGCGTCCGGTGACGGCCATCGACCATCCGGCGATCAGCCGGCTGCTCACCCCGTCGTCGCTGACTCTCGCCGACGGACAGCTGCCGCAGATCCTGTTCGTCTTCGCTGCACGCGTAGGACGGGTGATGTGGACCTACGAGCAGATTCCTTACGCAGTCATGCTCAAGCATGTCGGGGTGCTGACCCAGACGATGTCGCTGGTGGCCACCGACATGGGCCTGGGGTCGGTGGCGCAGGGCTATTGCGACACCGCCGCATTCGCCGAACTGGCCGGGGTCGATGAGATGACCGAATGTGCCATGGGAAGTTTGGTACTCGGCTCCCCGCGTCGGTGA
- a CDS encoding ethanolamine ammonia-lyase subunit EutB: MTVYRHTLTGTTYAFDGLVELLAKATPRRSGDELAGCAAESDTERAAAQWALADVPLTVFLSEAVVPYETDEVTRLIMDSHDSEAFSPVSSMTVGGLRDWLLEVAARPSDVAARTFRNVAPGLTPEMVAAVSKLMRNQDLIAVAKAISVVTAFRTTIGLPGRLATRLQPNHPTDDPTGIAAATLDGLLLGCGDAVIGINPATDSPHATSELLLLLDDIRQRFEIPVQSCVLSHVTTTIGLVEAGAPVDLVFQSIAGTEGANKGFGVDLALLREGNEAGRSLSRGTVGDNVMYLETGQGSALSAGAHLGTGGRPVDQQTLETRAYAVARELDPLLINTVVGFIGPEYLYDGKQIVRAGLEDHFCGKLLGLPMGVDVCYTNHAEADQDDMDDLLTLLGVAGVPFVITVPGADDVMLGYQSLSFHDALYARRTLGLKPAPEFEAWLDKVGMLGADGRVLDLAPESSPLRSLTGPVA, from the coding sequence GTGACCGTCTATCGACACACGCTTACCGGCACCACCTACGCCTTCGACGGCTTGGTCGAGCTGCTGGCAAAGGCCACTCCACGCCGAAGCGGCGACGAGTTGGCCGGGTGTGCTGCCGAGTCGGACACCGAGCGGGCGGCAGCGCAGTGGGCACTGGCCGACGTCCCGCTGACCGTGTTCCTGTCCGAGGCGGTGGTGCCGTACGAAACCGACGAGGTCACCCGACTGATCATGGATTCGCATGACAGCGAAGCCTTTTCGCCGGTCTCGTCGATGACCGTCGGTGGTCTTCGTGACTGGCTGCTCGAGGTCGCGGCCAGGCCCTCCGACGTCGCGGCGAGGACATTCCGGAACGTCGCGCCGGGTCTGACGCCGGAAATGGTTGCGGCGGTGAGCAAGTTGATGCGCAACCAGGACCTCATCGCGGTCGCCAAGGCGATTTCGGTGGTGACGGCGTTTCGTACCACCATCGGGCTTCCAGGCCGGCTGGCCACACGGTTGCAGCCCAATCATCCGACCGACGATCCAACCGGGATCGCCGCGGCCACCCTGGATGGTCTGCTGCTCGGATGCGGCGACGCGGTGATCGGGATCAATCCGGCCACCGATTCACCACACGCCACATCTGAACTGCTGTTGTTGCTCGATGACATCCGTCAGCGGTTCGAGATCCCCGTGCAGTCGTGCGTGCTGTCGCATGTCACCACCACCATCGGTTTGGTGGAAGCCGGTGCGCCGGTGGATCTGGTGTTCCAGTCGATCGCGGGAACCGAGGGGGCTAACAAGGGGTTCGGCGTGGATCTGGCGCTGTTGCGCGAGGGCAACGAAGCAGGCCGGTCGTTGTCACGCGGGACTGTCGGCGACAACGTGATGTACCTCGAAACCGGCCAGGGGTCGGCCCTCTCCGCAGGGGCACACCTCGGAACCGGTGGTAGGCCGGTGGATCAGCAGACTTTGGAGACGCGGGCGTACGCCGTTGCGCGAGAACTGGATCCGCTGTTGATCAACACGGTCGTCGGCTTCATCGGCCCCGAGTACCTCTACGACGGCAAGCAGATCGTGCGGGCCGGACTCGAAGATCACTTCTGCGGGAAGTTGCTGGGGCTGCCGATGGGTGTGGACGTCTGCTACACCAACCACGCCGAGGCCGATCAGGACGACATGGACGATCTGCTCACCCTGCTCGGGGTTGCCGGCGTGCCGTTTGTCATCACCGTCCCCGGAGCCGACGACGTGATGCTCGGCTACCAGAGCCTGTCGTTCCACGACGCGCTGTACGCGCGGCGGACGCTCGGACTCAAGCCGGCTCCAGAGTTCGAGGCGTGGCTCGACAAGGTGGGAATGCTGGGAGCCGACGGCCGGGTGCTCGACCTGGCCCCCGAGTCGTCGCCGCTGCGCAGCCTGACGGGGCCGGTGGCCTGA
- the eutC gene encoding ethanolamine ammonia-lyase subunit EutC produces the protein MSDLWDGLRLRTAARIGLGRTGDSLPTSRVLEFAAAHAAARDAVHQPLDVGGLAAAVAEVGLGEPIVVTSKASDRSEYLRRPDLGRTPDDLTSVSDVGADIGFVLADGLSPIALSEHGVGLLSALKDVLAPRYSLAPPVIATQARVALGDHIGAAQRVGTLIVIIGERPGLSVADSVGIYLTHLPKPGRADSMRNCISNIHPPGGLGYTDAARVCAALVDGARKLGRSGVDLKDNSRALT, from the coding sequence ATGAGCGACTTGTGGGACGGTCTGCGTTTACGGACCGCTGCTCGAATAGGGCTGGGGCGCACCGGCGATTCGCTGCCCACCAGCAGAGTGCTGGAGTTCGCCGCCGCCCATGCCGCCGCTCGCGACGCGGTGCATCAGCCACTGGATGTCGGGGGCCTCGCGGCCGCAGTGGCCGAGGTGGGTCTCGGCGAGCCCATCGTGGTCACCAGCAAGGCATCCGACCGCAGCGAATACCTGAGGCGTCCGGATCTGGGCCGCACACCTGACGACCTGACGTCAGTCTCGGACGTCGGCGCGGACATCGGCTTCGTCCTGGCGGACGGGCTGTCGCCGATTGCCCTGTCCGAACACGGAGTCGGATTGCTCTCGGCACTCAAAGACGTTCTCGCACCGCGTTACTCGCTCGCCCCGCCGGTCATCGCAACCCAGGCGCGGGTGGCCCTCGGCGACCACATCGGTGCGGCTCAAAGGGTCGGGACACTGATCGTCATCATCGGCGAGCGGCCGGGGCTGTCGGTGGCCGACAGTGTGGGCATCTACCTCACCCACCTCCCGAAGCCCGGTCGGGCGGATTCGATGCGCAATTGCATTTCGAACATCCATCCGCCCGGGGGCCTGGGGTACACCGACGCCGCACGCGTCTGCGCGGCGCTGGTCGACGGTGCCCGCAAGCTGGGGCGCAGCGGTGTGGACCTCAAGGACAACAGCCGGGCCCTCACCTGA